One window of Papaver somniferum cultivar HN1 chromosome 9, ASM357369v1, whole genome shotgun sequence genomic DNA carries:
- the LOC113311832 gene encoding uncharacterized protein LOC113311832 encodes MVFTVASLYASKSVSFIPTLFAVPRIFKHLIITFFYVLCLMLVSYLAYYVPMSFLAAKNINVALFLGFQIIFGTIYDLVHIYVTAQWHLASVISVLEPNGYGLAAMKKSTQLLRGRTFIAFGLENLFLGATWMIEYMFLFTVEAHIHFMVKILLGLLCLFMLVAVNLTGLLVQSVFYYACKSHHNEVVDKKLLYDHLGSYDLGDKSVALNPSCTGSLELQSLVKDDHRIVGYQPVALNAISTDDSTIKMERSVKDDDIVGDLINTLELPNMFVGIEICSPPTRG; translated from the exons ATGGTCTTCACGGTAGCTTCTCTCTATGCATCAAAATCCGTCTCATTTATCCCGACTCTGTTTGCGGTTCCTCGCATATTTAAACATCTTATCATAACCTTCTTTTATGTTCTATGTCTCATGCTAGTCAGCTACTTGGCCTACTACGTTCCTATGTCTTTCTTGGCTGCGAAAAATATTAATGTAGCTCTCTTCTTGGGGTTTCAGATCATATTTGGAACCATATACGATCTTGTTCATATCTATGTGACAGCTCAATGGCATTTAGCAAGTGTGATTTCTGTTCTTGAACCTAACGGTTATGGGTTGGCAGCCATGAAGAAGAGTACACAACTTTTACGAGGGAGAACTTTTATTGCTTTCGGACTTGAAAATTTGTTTTTGGGGGCTACATGGATGATAGAATATATGTTTTTGTTTACGGTGGAGGCTCATATACATTTCATGGTTAAGATTTTGTTGGGATTGCTGTGTTTGTTCATGCTGGTGGCAGTTAATCTCACGGGGCTATTAGTTCAGAGCGTCTTCTACTATGCTTGTAAGAGTCATCACAATGAAGTGGTTGATAAGAAGCTTTTGTATGATCATCTTGGTAGTTATGATCTCGGTGATAAATCTGTTGCATTAAATCCAAGTTGTACTGGAAGtttggagttgcagagcttgGTCAAAGATGATCACCGCATAGTGGGATATCAGCCTGTTGCACTGAATGCTATTTCTACTGATGACAGTACTATCAAGATGGAGAGATCGGTCAAAGATGATGACATAGTTGGAGACCTGATCAat actctggagctaccaaacaTGTTTGTGGGAATAGAGatctgttcacctcctaccagagggtag